A genomic segment from Peribacillus sp. ACCC06369 encodes:
- a CDS encoding type II toxin-antitoxin system SpoIISA family toxin: MISRLLMFFRVFVWVVFFALLAYVILSWKYKDKVTKRIEAIRKTWYVIFILGALIYWNFYPMSIFNEWKNFLIMAIVFILIDMFVFLSMYISKIGDNELSYATKAVAESDKLLTDNREKVKNMFHLLKKEGIPEYYQTNKEYLAYLSILLQAYAAKEGMDVKILPFKTEQDKQLVINGHPNLNGSTIRATLEREDTYYNDEEKMALQPVSILMEPYILDVKSESFVSEVDCLLIALLIMMFDMVIKHNQGGEG, from the coding sequence GTGATAAGTCGATTGTTAATGTTTTTCAGAGTCTTTGTATGGGTAGTATTTTTTGCTTTATTGGCATATGTCATTCTTTCTTGGAAATATAAAGACAAGGTAACTAAAAGGATTGAAGCGATTCGAAAAACCTGGTATGTCATTTTTATACTGGGAGCATTGATTTATTGGAATTTCTATCCGATGAGTATATTTAATGAGTGGAAAAATTTTTTGATTATGGCTATCGTATTTATCCTCATTGATATGTTTGTGTTCTTGAGCATGTATATATCCAAAATTGGCGATAACGAACTGTCCTATGCAACAAAAGCTGTTGCGGAAAGTGACAAACTTTTAACGGATAATAGGGAAAAGGTCAAGAATATGTTTCATCTCCTAAAGAAAGAAGGGATTCCTGAGTATTATCAAACGAATAAGGAATACTTGGCTTATTTGAGCATTCTCCTTCAAGCTTATGCAGCAAAGGAAGGGATGGACGTGAAAATTCTTCCTTTCAAAACGGAACAGGACAAGCAATTGGTGATAAATGGGCATCCGAACTTGAATGGCAGTACCATTCGTGCTACATTGGAAAGAGAAGATACGTATTATAATGATGAAGAGAAAATGGCTCTGCAGCCTGTAAGCATTTTGATGGAACCCTATATCCTTGACGTGAAATCAGAAAGCTTCGTTTCAGAAGTCGATTGTTTATTAATAGCCTTATTAATCATGATGTTCGATA